In Candidatus Omnitrophota bacterium, a single window of DNA contains:
- a CDS encoding cytoplasmic protein: MATVGARKLEELIKKHLDEFYSRRTAKLTGLNLTEALTKKNPYLFKAKGIQQASEIVAELLQAYISSSDETIFGDAFFEPIAKAVSGGAVGGGEGIDIIKESDTTVTAYAVKSGPHWGNADQWSRQRQNFQSLQNRLRKLHKAFEPVLGYGYGKRNTDPKGSKNYRQRSGQAFWEELTGDTDFYLKLIRLMKHYPQEHRVRYQVEWKKAVNRFEREFLNNFSTPDGDINWEKLVEFNSGKQKQKLTVSSR; the protein is encoded by the coding sequence ATGGCCACAGTCGGCGCGCGCAAGCTCGAAGAGCTTATCAAGAAGCACCTTGACGAATTTTATTCCCGCCGCACTGCCAAACTCACTGGCCTGAACCTCACCGAAGCCCTGACCAAGAAGAATCCCTACCTGTTCAAGGCGAAGGGCATTCAGCAAGCGTCAGAAATCGTCGCGGAGTTGCTGCAAGCATACATTTCTTCCTCAGATGAGACGATCTTCGGCGATGCGTTCTTCGAACCAATTGCAAAAGCCGTCAGCGGAGGAGCCGTAGGCGGCGGCGAAGGCATTGACATCATCAAAGAGTCCGACACCACAGTGACAGCGTATGCGGTGAAGTCCGGCCCGCACTGGGGGAATGCCGATCAGTGGAGCAGGCAGCGGCAGAACTTTCAGAGCCTGCAGAACCGGCTTCGAAAGCTGCACAAGGCATTTGAGCCAGTCCTTGGTTATGGCTATGGCAAGCGCAACACAGACCCCAAGGGATCAAAAAACTACCGCCAGCGTTCCGGCCAGGCGTTTTGGGAAGAATTAACAGGCGATACCGACTTCTATCTCAAGCTGATCCGCTTGATGAAACATTATCCGCAGGAGCACCGAGTACGATATCAAGTCGAATGGAAGAAAGCGGTCAATCGATTCGAGCGGGAATTCCTCAACAACTTTTCGACCCCAGACGGCGATATTAACTGGGAGAAGCTGGTCGAGTTCAACAGCGGAAAACAGAAGCAGAAACTGACGGTCTCTTCGCGGTAG